The following coding sequences are from one Brienomyrus brachyistius isolate T26 unplaced genomic scaffold, BBRACH_0.4 scaffold145, whole genome shotgun sequence window:
- the LOC125728019 gene encoding uncharacterized protein LOC125728019 encodes MAEEVLGKTVKLLKQERTIAKSSFTKLANFISRGANTMLRAELKEEFGKLSDRFRSVLDSNEDYRIGLEADVKAADNEAELDKQQETDIKTTIKDAEIKMEEVRDIVQTNMWGRYGKNELRTSILEAEEAIDEADRVQVRSDNLEGYEVHLTLLEEKINVAISAMSEWERWIPESSKDELAGRLKELRATHNRLQLRKAEFAISRRLADQGTSGKPVQPPPPVVKIKPTTLPVFQGSKREFHRWRKDWESLQRQGEPTGSPEVLKIQLLESVSETIAKELRLSTYTTAADMFRVLDNRYGNKSTITVEILEELDNMPPVKGNQPRKVIDLIQSVEKALADLTELGTWEP; translated from the coding sequence ATGGCAGAAGAGGTCTTGGGGAAGACTGTCAAACTACTGAAGCAGGAGAGGACCATTGCAAAGAGCAGCTTCACCAAACTGGCCAACTTCATTTCAAGGGGAGCAAACACTATGCTGAGAGCCGAATTAAAGGAGGAATTTGGAAAACTTTCAGACCGGTTCAGGTCAGTGCTTGATTCTAATGAGGACTACAGGATCGGACTGGAGGCTGACGTCAAGGCGGCGGATAATGAAGCAGAACTTGATAAGCAGCAAGAAACCGACATTAAGACAAccataaaagatgcagaaattaAAATGGAGGAGGTAAGGGACATTGTACAAACTAACATGTGGGGAAGATACGGAAAGAACGAACTTAGAACATCGATTCTTGAAGCAGAAGAAGCAATTGATGAAGCTGACAGAGTTCAAGTCAGAAGTGACAATCTAGAAGGCTATGAAGTTCACCTCACCTTATTGGAAGAAAAGATAAACGTAGCCATCTCAGCAATGTCTGAGTGGGAGAGATGGATCCCCGAATCATCAAAAGATGAACTGGCTGGGAGACTTAAAGAACTGAGAGCAACCCACAACAGGCTACAATTGAGAAAAGCAGAGTTTGCCATATCAAGGAGGCTGGCTGATCAAGGCACAAGTGGGAAACCTGTCCAACCACCACCCCCTGTTGTGAAGATAAAACCAACTACTTTGCCTGTCTTCCAGGGAAGTAAGAGAGAGTTCCACAGGTGGAGAAAGGACTGGGAGAGCCTGCAAAGGCAGGGGGAGCCCACTGGCTCACCTGAAgttctgaagattcagcttctGGAGAGTGTGAGCGAGACCATTGCAAAAGAATTAAGACTTTCAACCTATACAACAGCAGCTGACATGTTCAGGGTCCTGGACAATAGATACGGCAACAAGTCCACCATTACAGTTGAAATCCTCGAAGAACTAGACAATATGCCTCCAGTGAAGGGGAACCAGCCGAGGAAAGTCATTGACCTGATTCAATCTGTGGAGAAGGCACTGGCAGATCTGACAGAGCTGGGAAcgtgggagccatga